The following coding sequences are from one Tolumonas lignilytica window:
- a CDS encoding HD-GYP domain-containing protein, producing the protein MQRLGTSNELRLSELIGSLSHALDITEGQPEGHCVRCCWIGMQLGERLGLPAPQLHELYYMLLLKDLGCSSNAARICELYLTDDLRFKHDYSQVDSSIANVVTFVLKHTGLQAGLTERFSSLFTIFRNGEQIATELIQTRCQRGAEIARQLRFSEPVAQGILSLDEHWDGGGKPERLAGEQIPLYARIALLAQVVDVFHSASGPAAARNEIQQRAGKWFDPMLVRLFEQVAREERFWQTLASPMLEQQVFALLAGEGERPLDEDYLDEIAAAFGQVVDSKSPYTAGHSGRVALYTDMLAQELGLSAQRRRWLKRGALLHDVGKLGVSNTILDKPGKLDAAEWAAVQRHAEFTENILSRISAFAELAVVAGAHHERLDGKGYPKGLKAEQITLETRIITTADIFDAITAVRPYRGAIPIPKTLDIMAESVGTAIDADCFAALNRVIERLALPLPEQA; encoded by the coding sequence ATGCAGCGATTGGGCACCAGTAATGAGTTACGTCTGTCGGAACTGATTGGTTCGCTCAGTCATGCGCTGGATATTACCGAAGGGCAACCGGAAGGGCATTGTGTACGCTGTTGCTGGATCGGCATGCAACTCGGTGAACGGCTGGGGTTACCGGCACCGCAATTACATGAACTGTATTACATGCTGTTGCTGAAAGATCTGGGTTGCAGCAGCAACGCAGCCCGCATCTGTGAGTTATATCTGACGGATGATTTGCGTTTTAAGCACGATTATTCCCAAGTCGATAGCAGCATCGCCAACGTGGTGACGTTTGTATTGAAACATACCGGCCTGCAAGCCGGGTTGACCGAACGTTTCAGCAGTTTATTTACTATTTTCCGCAATGGTGAGCAGATCGCCACGGAGTTGATCCAAACCCGTTGTCAGCGCGGGGCCGAGATTGCCCGTCAATTACGGTTCAGTGAACCGGTTGCGCAAGGGATCTTATCACTGGATGAGCATTGGGATGGCGGTGGTAAGCCAGAGCGGCTAGCGGGTGAGCAGATCCCCCTGTATGCCCGTATTGCGTTGCTGGCACAGGTTGTTGATGTGTTTCATTCCGCCAGCGGGCCTGCCGCAGCACGAAATGAAATACAACAGCGTGCGGGAAAATGGTTTGATCCGATGCTGGTGCGCTTGTTTGAACAGGTCGCCAGAGAGGAGCGTTTCTGGCAAACCCTGGCGTCACCGATGCTGGAGCAGCAAGTGTTTGCGTTGCTGGCTGGTGAAGGGGAGCGACCATTAGATGAAGATTATCTGGATGAGATCGCCGCGGCCTTTGGTCAGGTTGTTGACTCGAAAAGCCCGTACACTGCCGGGCATAGTGGCCGGGTGGCGCTGTATACCGACATGCTGGCGCAGGAACTTGGCTTATCAGCACAGCGGCGTCGTTGGCTGAAACGGGGTGCCTTGTTGCATGATGTGGGCAAACTGGGTGTCAGTAACACCATTTTGGATAAACCGGGCAAGTTGGATGCCGCCGAATGGGCGGCAGTACAGCGCCATGCTGAATTCACCGAAAATATCCTGAGTCGGATTTCGGCCTTTGCGGAGCTGGCGGTGGTCGCAGGGGCGCATCATGAACGCCTGGACGGCAAAGGTTATCCGAAAGGGCTGAAAGCGGAACAGATCACGCTGGAAACCCGTATCATCACTACCGCCGATATCTTTGATGCCATCACCGCGGTGCGACCTTATCGGGGGGCGATCCCAATTCCGAAAACACTCGATATCATGGCGGAATCGGTCGGCACCGCCATTGATGCAGACTGTTTTGCCGCACTCAACCGGGTGATTGAGCGTCTGGCGCTGCCGTTGCCGGAGCAGGCGTGA
- a CDS encoding T6SS phospholipase effector Tle1-like catalytic domain-containing protein: MANNIQNCIPCKQFNHWIEIRLVDEHAQSFKGTLNGTLRANDGVAHTVKFQDGYLLKTGLPAGPVQIAIATDELLKAAYTHAPREKGTASPVPDFAKKEQGYEGHEQQYQNITVGDIWLRAPETIPERHKPQATGKKLKLVADNSYVLEVRAFHMLTVRLGMFFDGTGNNSYNAELARDQTRIWATRCENEQQAATLSQWCGASPNAGSASNEITNIQKLHDFYQFSDTPVNNVFIHRQYIEGIGTTNDGSSATITNDSKYGMATGEGDTGVDAKVKKGCDIAAKSLKEPLRNSDYDGVVCFQFDVFGFSRGAAAARHFVNVVTQGANGYLGKALQEQEITLPAHFDWQNPQHCQFTFVGVFDTVAAIVDPADGDFSPANDDNPGIHLALPVKQTMRAVHLTAADEFRDYFALNQLNPAAQFTEISVPGAHSDVGGGYYSRYYLNAQNPQSMNRALQEDIIVSAYSCGLFMYPSDASIKRTSAWRKAEADRARLIRDGWAPAAAIQLDYKITRQNHKTSDTYVLLVKVIMQRIVEGELSRIHLRLMYGLAKYAKVPLRNFVSDNSSTQVSAELNEIADEILREAEQGRVSPQLMALHVHLRPRYVHYSANLNLVTYGIHPNAPTANNQRHVYPCYEEA, from the coding sequence ATGGCGAATAACATACAGAACTGCATCCCCTGTAAGCAGTTTAACCACTGGATTGAAATCCGGTTAGTTGATGAACATGCACAGTCATTCAAAGGCACCCTGAACGGCACGTTACGGGCGAACGATGGCGTCGCACATACAGTTAAATTTCAGGATGGTTATCTATTAAAAACTGGATTGCCGGCCGGCCCGGTGCAGATTGCCATTGCCACCGATGAACTCTTGAAAGCCGCCTACACTCATGCTCCTCGTGAGAAAGGAACAGCCAGCCCGGTGCCGGATTTTGCAAAAAAAGAACAAGGATATGAAGGCCATGAACAGCAATATCAAAATATCACCGTAGGAGATATTTGGTTACGCGCACCGGAAACCATACCCGAACGCCATAAACCGCAGGCAACCGGGAAAAAATTAAAATTGGTTGCCGATAACAGTTATGTGCTGGAGGTCAGAGCCTTCCATATGCTGACGGTGCGCCTCGGCATGTTCTTCGACGGTACCGGCAATAACAGCTATAACGCGGAGCTGGCCAGAGATCAAACTCGCATCTGGGCTACGCGTTGCGAAAACGAACAACAGGCAGCAACGTTATCCCAGTGGTGTGGGGCCAGCCCGAATGCGGGTAGCGCCAGCAATGAAATTACCAATATTCAAAAGTTGCATGATTTTTATCAATTTTCGGATACACCGGTAAATAATGTTTTTATACACAGGCAGTATATAGAAGGTATCGGTACCACCAATGATGGTTCATCCGCCACTATCACCAACGATTCTAAATACGGTATGGCAACTGGCGAGGGCGACACTGGCGTTGATGCCAAGGTAAAAAAAGGATGCGACATTGCCGCAAAAAGCCTGAAGGAACCATTAAGGAACAGTGATTACGATGGTGTTGTTTGTTTCCAGTTTGACGTGTTCGGCTTTAGCCGGGGAGCTGCTGCCGCCCGGCATTTTGTCAATGTGGTAACTCAGGGTGCTAACGGTTATCTTGGCAAAGCACTCCAAGAGCAAGAAATTACGCTACCGGCCCATTTTGACTGGCAAAATCCGCAGCACTGCCAGTTTACCTTTGTAGGGGTGTTTGACACCGTCGCCGCGATTGTTGACCCCGCCGACGGCGATTTCAGCCCGGCAAATGACGATAACCCCGGCATTCATCTGGCGTTACCGGTGAAACAGACCATGCGGGCAGTACATCTCACCGCGGCTGATGAATTTCGGGATTACTTTGCCTTAAATCAACTGAATCCGGCGGCACAGTTTACCGAAATTAGCGTGCCGGGTGCACATTCCGACGTAGGTGGCGGCTATTATTCCCGTTATTACCTGAATGCACAAAACCCGCAAAGCATGAACCGGGCGTTGCAGGAAGACATCATTGTCAGTGCCTATTCCTGCGGCCTGTTTATGTATCCCAGTGATGCATCTATCAAACGGACTTCTGCTTGGCGCAAAGCGGAAGCCGACAGAGCCCGGCTGATTCGTGATGGCTGGGCACCCGCCGCAGCGATACAGCTAGATTATAAAATCACCCGGCAAAATCACAAAACCAGCGACACCTATGTACTGTTGGTGAAAGTCATCATGCAACGAATTGTGGAAGGTGAACTATCACGTATTCATCTGCGGCTGATGTACGGTTTAGCAAAATATGCGAAAGTGCCGCTGCGTAATTTTGTTTCAGATAATTCATCAACCCAGGTGTCGGCTGAATTGAACGAGATTGCGGATGAGATATTGCGGGAAGCAGAACAAGGTCGGGTATCGCCGCAACTGATGGCATTACATGTACACTTGCGGCCGCGTTATGTGCATTATTCTGCCAATCTCAATTTAGTCACTTATGGTATTCACCCGAATGCCCCTACCGCTAATAATCAACGTCATGTTTATCCCTGCTATGAGGAGGCATAA
- a CDS encoding MarR family winged helix-turn-helix transcriptional regulator, with protein sequence MVDPNNQNSLNAALELFHFAFRAFTSGPDAILAEQGLQRVHHRILYFVGRNPAISVNALLKILGVSKQALNGPLRVLKELDLIVATPDEFDKRIKRLTLSEQGRTLENRLSQSQRELMTQVFVAAGSEAEQHWREIMQKLADTKFAHLLCHTTSLPTRTTED encoded by the coding sequence ATGGTTGACCCAAATAATCAAAATTCGCTCAATGCGGCCTTAGAACTGTTTCATTTTGCCTTCCGTGCGTTTACTTCCGGGCCGGATGCCATATTGGCGGAACAAGGGTTACAGCGGGTGCATCATCGCATTCTCTATTTTGTTGGTCGAAATCCGGCGATCAGTGTCAATGCGTTGCTGAAGATCCTTGGGGTGAGTAAACAGGCGTTGAACGGCCCGTTACGCGTACTAAAAGAATTAGATCTGATCGTGGCGACTCCGGATGAATTTGATAAACGCATCAAGCGCTTAACGCTCAGTGAGCAAGGGCGGACGTTGGAAAACCGTTTGTCCCAAAGCCAGCGGGAACTGATGACCCAAGTGTTTGTGGCGGCAGGCAGCGAGGCCGAGCAGCATTGGCGGGAGATCATGCAAAAACTGGCCGATACCAAATTTGCGCATTTGCTGTGTCACACCACCTCCTTACCGACGCGCACGACCGAAGACTGA
- a CDS encoding response regulator: MKQRATEEKGTSILVWLFITLLMVVLGVGAQKNYVENKQREELTKQVHQLTLDVHAISSHSPAMGASVLMGLISDSIKQRLDHQIPADAPRLHQEFTSMLQEYDANTAVVIDNTGVIVGYWNTNPAYSSLGLNVSFRPYWQRAMRGVASVYPALGTADELRGLYIAAPVHRSIVSHSPVIGVYTIRINADLLDEKLRTIPSPALLISPDGVVFSANRPEWILKLTAPLSPQQRARLNASRQFQNLFRNAMPALLPFQLHAKTTLFEGKDYAVSSELLDWPDEQGSWQIVVLQDMSNWLPFWQAALLTIGIIAMMGVLRWIWLLQHRMEEDTLAAVEMQQEMQRQARQHLQDLSDALPLAIFQFHQSNQPGQSRYTYASAKTREVLGLNAYELLTDPISLERILLAEDRPAVLQTINHAIQHKLDFELDHRITRNNEVRWVRVKAICSRQEHGEWIWNGYWMDITSRHRQTEQLQEAKDAAEEATRTKSMFLANMSHEIRTPMNAVIGLAYLALKTELTPKQRDYLNKIHHAGTTLLDIINDILDFSKIEANQLQLEQTAFNLDDVLANLSVMSSQRAYEKGLELLFDVPSDIPRNLIGDPLRVGQILINLVSNAVKFTDRGYVHLQIQALARQGDTITLQFVVRDTGIGMTPLQLSRLFQAFTQADGSTTRRFGGTGLGLTIARHLVEKMGGSIQADSEPNVGSQFTFTIPLLVGQPLHEQRQLIPRSITNLRILVVDDNQVASDILLAALRQLPVKPEAVNSAAVAWTQLQQAAAAGQPYDLLMTDWQMPEMDGVMLAQKVQRMPSPPRMILVTSFSYDEVQEQARAAGIEGFLTKPISQSQVVDCLMRLFAPAHGETAAALEQIALPQFRQVRVLLAEDNPINQQIAVELMVACGIHTDIAANGKEALSLLFSHEPKHYDLVFMDLQMPGMDGHEATRVIRADARFQHLPIIAMTAHALQDERERCLTEGMNDHIAKPISPELFYQLLKQYLSYKLTGVSTTTPRETTLPKLEGLNSKVALQRVNGNQVFYLQLLRQYSREQGNTAQQIETLLAQQQIDAALPLAHSLKGVSANIGADPIAMLAAQLEKALANHQPMDELNALNQTLMAALQQLCAQIDALDSNAEIGTSASAPVTDDAMLTLLKKIQDNDCEALDLFAQMEPGLQQRIPIAELQQINHHLQAFDFDLALLQLERFTPAPATAAPDAQSPG, from the coding sequence ATGAAACAACGCGCGACAGAAGAAAAAGGCACATCGATTCTGGTCTGGTTATTCATTACCTTATTGATGGTAGTGCTGGGCGTGGGCGCGCAAAAAAATTATGTCGAAAACAAACAACGTGAAGAGTTAACCAAACAGGTCCACCAACTTACTCTGGATGTGCATGCGATCAGCAGCCACAGTCCAGCGATGGGTGCGAGTGTCCTGATGGGGCTGATTTCTGACAGCATCAAACAACGCTTGGATCATCAAATTCCCGCCGATGCCCCCCGCCTGCATCAGGAATTTACCAGCATGTTGCAGGAATACGACGCCAACACCGCGGTGGTGATCGACAATACCGGGGTGATCGTCGGTTACTGGAATACCAATCCGGCTTACAGTTCTCTGGGGCTCAATGTCAGCTTCCGTCCTTATTGGCAACGCGCCATGCGAGGTGTGGCCAGTGTCTATCCGGCACTGGGGACGGCAGATGAGCTACGAGGTCTCTACATTGCGGCGCCGGTTCATCGCAGCATTGTCAGTCACTCCCCGGTGATCGGGGTCTATACCATCCGAATCAATGCCGATTTACTCGATGAAAAGCTCAGAACCATTCCCAGCCCGGCCCTCTTGATTTCACCCGATGGAGTGGTGTTTTCTGCCAACCGGCCAGAATGGATCCTAAAATTGACCGCCCCTCTGAGCCCGCAACAACGAGCAAGGCTAAACGCCAGCAGACAATTTCAGAATCTGTTCCGCAACGCGATGCCAGCGTTACTGCCATTTCAGTTACATGCCAAGACCACGCTGTTCGAGGGTAAAGACTACGCGGTCAGTTCTGAGTTGCTGGACTGGCCGGATGAACAGGGTTCCTGGCAGATTGTCGTCTTGCAGGATATGAGCAACTGGCTGCCGTTCTGGCAGGCCGCCTTGTTAACTATCGGCATCATCGCCATGATGGGGGTGCTGCGCTGGATTTGGTTGTTGCAACACCGAATGGAGGAAGACACACTGGCCGCCGTGGAGATGCAGCAGGAAATGCAACGGCAAGCCCGGCAACATCTGCAAGATCTCTCTGATGCGCTTCCGCTGGCAATTTTCCAGTTTCATCAGAGCAACCAGCCGGGGCAATCCCGCTATACCTATGCCAGTGCCAAGACCCGCGAGGTACTGGGTCTCAACGCGTATGAACTGCTGACCGATCCCATTTCACTGGAACGCATTCTGCTCGCGGAAGATCGCCCTGCGGTGCTGCAGACCATCAACCATGCCATTCAGCACAAACTGGATTTTGAATTGGATCATCGCATCACCCGCAACAACGAGGTGCGATGGGTGCGGGTCAAGGCCATCTGCAGCCGACAGGAGCACGGTGAGTGGATCTGGAACGGTTACTGGATGGATATCACCTCCCGCCACCGGCAAACCGAACAACTGCAGGAAGCCAAAGACGCCGCCGAAGAGGCGACCCGAACGAAGTCTATGTTTCTTGCCAACATGAGCCATGAGATCCGTACACCGATGAACGCGGTCATCGGGCTGGCTTATCTGGCGCTCAAAACCGAACTGACCCCGAAACAGCGCGATTATCTGAATAAAATCCATCACGCCGGCACGACCTTACTGGATATCATCAACGATATTCTGGATTTCTCGAAGATTGAAGCCAACCAGCTGCAACTGGAGCAAACGGCGTTCAATCTTGATGATGTTCTGGCTAACCTTTCGGTCATGTCATCCCAGCGCGCTTATGAAAAAGGACTGGAACTGCTGTTCGATGTCCCGTCGGATATTCCCCGCAACCTGATTGGCGATCCGCTGCGCGTCGGACAAATTCTGATCAATCTGGTCAGCAATGCCGTGAAATTCACCGATCGCGGCTATGTGCATCTGCAAATTCAGGCACTGGCGCGACAGGGTGACACCATTACCTTGCAGTTTGTGGTGCGGGATACCGGCATTGGCATGACACCGCTGCAACTGAGCCGGCTGTTTCAGGCCTTCACGCAGGCCGATGGTTCCACCACCCGCCGTTTTGGCGGCACCGGTCTGGGCCTGACCATCGCGCGTCATCTGGTAGAAAAAATGGGCGGCAGCATCCAGGCCGACAGCGAACCCAATGTCGGCAGCCAGTTCACGTTTACCATCCCACTACTGGTCGGCCAGCCACTCCATGAACAACGGCAGTTGATCCCCCGCAGCATTACCAATCTTCGTATCCTGGTGGTCGACGATAATCAGGTCGCCAGCGATATTCTGCTGGCGGCACTGCGCCAGCTCCCGGTCAAACCGGAGGCGGTCAACAGCGCAGCCGTCGCCTGGACACAGCTCCAGCAAGCCGCCGCAGCCGGGCAACCCTATGATTTACTGATGACTGATTGGCAAATGCCGGAAATGGACGGCGTGATGCTCGCACAGAAAGTACAGCGGATGCCCTCACCACCCCGCATGATTCTGGTGACGTCATTCAGTTATGACGAGGTGCAGGAACAGGCCAGAGCAGCAGGTATTGAGGGCTTCCTGACCAAGCCGATCAGCCAGTCGCAGGTCGTGGATTGCCTGATGCGCCTGTTCGCTCCGGCACACGGAGAAACCGCCGCCGCACTGGAACAGATTGCCTTGCCTCAGTTCCGTCAGGTGCGGGTGTTGCTGGCCGAAGACAACCCGATCAATCAGCAGATCGCCGTCGAATTGATGGTCGCCTGTGGCATTCACACCGATATTGCTGCCAATGGCAAAGAAGCGTTGTCGCTGCTGTTCTCGCACGAACCGAAACATTACGATCTGGTGTTTATGGATCTGCAAATGCCGGGGATGGATGGTCACGAGGCGACCCGCGTCATCCGTGCCGACGCCCGGTTTCAACATCTTCCCATCATTGCCATGACCGCCCATGCCCTGCAGGACGAACGCGAGCGCTGTCTGACGGAAGGCATGAACGACCACATCGCCAAACCGATTTCGCCTGAGCTGTTCTACCAGTTACTGAAACAATATCTGTCTTATAAATTGACGGGGGTCAGCACCACGACACCTCGGGAAACGACACTGCCCAAACTGGAAGGACTCAACAGCAAAGTGGCACTGCAGCGAGTGAATGGCAACCAGGTTTTTTATCTGCAGCTGCTCCGGCAATACAGCCGGGAACAAGGCAATACTGCGCAACAAATCGAAACCTTGCTGGCACAGCAACAAATCGACGCCGCCTTACCGCTGGCGCACAGCCTAAAAGGCGTTTCTGCCAATATCGGGGCCGACCCCATCGCCATGCTCGCGGCCCAACTCGAAAAAGCGTTGGCTAATCACCAGCCGATGGACGAACTGAACGCACTCAACCAAACCCTGATGGCGGCATTGCAGCAGCTTTGTGCACAGATCGATGCCTTGGATAGCAACGCCGAGATCGGAACGTCGGCCTCTGCCCCCGTCACCGATGATGCCATGCTGACTCTGTTGAAAAAAATTCAGGACAACGATTGCGAAGCGTTAGATCTTTTTGCCCAAATGGAACCCGGCCTGCAACAACGGATCCCGATCGCGGAATTACAACAGATCAATCATCACCTGCAGGCCTTCGACTTCGATCTAGCACTGCTGCAACTGGAACGGTTCACGCCTGCTCCGGCAACGGCAGCGCCAGACGCTCAATCACCCGGTTGA
- a CDS encoding DUF2931 family protein, with product MKTVVQLLFLILSLAGCSSKAEVAEEYRYWNYGFTSPAYFQIKTEYLQASMPDGHSFSLRTGWSVGGYRPDDGIGDELEPIGSMELQERYTELPDSMVVSWFSHAEKQFYAANIHFSPDIKKQMMTPYVSHCWQKKRTLYHNNILIGLAPGGYVRVWGLGGCGDKEILVGKFKGWKMVESLTGTKPYQLREQTEEYQKEFADILAKPIPYEKWK from the coding sequence ATGAAAACCGTTGTCCAATTATTGTTCCTGATTTTATCTTTGGCTGGATGTAGCTCAAAAGCGGAAGTGGCCGAAGAGTACCGCTACTGGAACTACGGTTTCACATCCCCAGCCTATTTTCAGATCAAGACCGAATATTTACAGGCCAGTATGCCGGATGGTCATAGTTTTAGCTTAAGAACGGGATGGTCTGTTGGGGGATACAGGCCGGATGATGGAATTGGCGATGAATTGGAACCTATTGGTTCAATGGAGTTGCAGGAACGTTACACCGAGTTGCCTGATAGCATGGTGGTGAGCTGGTTTTCTCATGCAGAGAAGCAGTTTTATGCCGCCAATATCCATTTCAGCCCCGACATTAAAAAACAGATGATGACGCCTTATGTTTCTCACTGCTGGCAAAAGAAACGAACGCTCTATCATAACAACATTTTGATTGGATTAGCGCCGGGCGGCTATGTCAGAGTCTGGGGTTTGGGTGGGTGTGGCGATAAAGAGATCCTGGTGGGTAAATTCAAAGGCTGGAAAATGGTGGAAAGCCTGACCGGAACCAAACCCTATCAACTCAGAGAACAAACCGAAGAATATCAGAAAGAATTCGCTGATATTTTGGCGAAGCCGATCCCGTATGAAAAATGGAAATAG
- the metF gene encoding methylenetetrahydrofolate reductase — protein MSFDSARQVEALNQNLAELSGDINVSFEFFPPATETMELTLWNSIERLSKLKPKFVSVTYGANSGTRDRTHSIIKDIKERTGLVAAPHLTCIDASRDELRAIAKDYWDNGIRNIVALRGDLPAGAHKPEMYADGLVALLKEVADFDISVAAYPEVHPEAKSAQADLLHLKRKIDAGANRAITQFFFDVESYLRFRDRCAAIGIEAEIVPGILPVSNYKNLLKFAGFTNVKIPQWLHQRFEGIADDDQMTRNMVGASIAIDMARVLSREGVKDFHFYTLNRSELTYAICHTLGVRPKA, from the coding sequence ATGAGTTTTGACAGCGCACGTCAGGTAGAAGCCCTGAACCAGAATCTGGCCGAATTGAGTGGCGATATTAATGTTTCGTTCGAGTTTTTCCCGCCCGCTACGGAAACTATGGAACTGACGCTGTGGAACTCGATTGAACGTCTGAGCAAACTGAAACCGAAATTTGTATCGGTGACTTACGGTGCGAACTCCGGTACTCGCGACCGTACACACAGCATTATCAAAGACATTAAAGAACGTACCGGCTTGGTTGCAGCACCGCATCTGACCTGTATTGATGCCAGCCGTGACGAGCTGCGTGCGATTGCTAAGGATTACTGGGATAACGGTATTCGCAATATCGTCGCCTTACGGGGCGATTTGCCAGCGGGCGCCCACAAACCGGAAATGTATGCCGACGGGCTGGTGGCCCTGCTGAAAGAGGTGGCCGATTTCGATATTTCCGTGGCAGCTTACCCGGAAGTACACCCGGAAGCGAAAAGCGCACAGGCGGATCTGCTGCATCTGAAACGTAAAATCGATGCCGGTGCCAACCGTGCCATCACTCAGTTCTTCTTCGATGTGGAAAGTTATCTGCGTTTTCGCGACCGCTGTGCTGCAATCGGGATCGAAGCGGAAATCGTGCCGGGCATTCTGCCGGTATCGAACTACAAAAATCTGCTGAAATTTGCCGGTTTCACCAATGTGAAAATTCCGCAATGGCTGCATCAGCGTTTTGAAGGCATTGCCGATGATGATCAGATGACGCGAAACATGGTCGGTGCCAGCATCGCCATCGACATGGCGCGTGTGCTGTCGCGAGAAGGGGTCAAAGATTTCCACTTCTATACGCTGAACCGCTCTGAACTGACTTACGCGATCTGTCACACACTGGGTGTACGTCCTAAAGCGTAA
- a CDS encoding PLP-dependent aminotransferase family protein produces the protein MFAERIQHLTSSIIREILASAQKPDVISFAGGLPAEGSFPDIDWSVLPNKVRQYGMSEGEPELREAIAAEARQKGIACDASQVLILSGSQQGLDLVSKLFIDPNSNVLVESPTYLAALQCFNLFQAQCRGIHLHQNGPDVANFEHQIRDYKPRFAYLIPSFQNPSGTCYDVASRQAVASLLDQYHLPLIEDEPYCELDYDHLAKPPICSFMKTAPWIYSGSFSKVLIPGLRIGYLIAHPDLITHLVRLKQAADLHTNRPGQWLALEYMNSADKPQRLERLREFYRVRRDAFAAALESEFADLAEWQIPSGGLFFWLKLKNPIDTRPLLKTALAAGVAFMPGEAFFAEANPPKGYIRLNFSHTDPEKMVEGLRRLRNVLLAENTAS, from the coding sequence ATGTTTGCCGAGCGTATCCAACATCTCACATCTTCAATCATCCGAGAAATCTTAGCCAGCGCGCAAAAACCTGATGTCATTTCATTTGCAGGCGGTTTACCGGCGGAAGGCAGTTTTCCGGATATTGACTGGTCAGTCTTACCCAACAAGGTCAGACAATATGGCATGAGTGAAGGTGAACCCGAACTACGCGAAGCGATTGCCGCCGAAGCACGCCAGAAAGGGATCGCCTGCGATGCCAGTCAGGTGCTGATCCTGTCCGGTTCGCAGCAAGGGCTGGATTTAGTTTCCAAGCTGTTCATCGATCCGAACAGCAACGTACTGGTGGAATCACCGACTTATCTGGCGGCATTACAATGTTTTAATCTGTTTCAGGCTCAATGCCGGGGCATTCATCTGCATCAAAATGGCCCCGATGTGGCGAATTTTGAACACCAGATCCGCGATTACAAGCCGCGCTTTGCCTACCTGATCCCCAGTTTTCAGAATCCGTCAGGCACCTGTTACGACGTCGCCTCTCGTCAGGCGGTGGCCAGCTTGCTGGATCAATACCACCTGCCATTGATTGAAGATGAACCTTATTGCGAACTGGATTACGACCATCTGGCCAAACCGCCCATCTGCTCTTTTATGAAAACCGCCCCGTGGATTTATTCCGGTTCGTTTTCCAAAGTGCTGATCCCCGGTTTGCGGATTGGTTATCTGATTGCGCACCCGGATCTGATCACGCATCTGGTACGCCTGAAGCAAGCCGCCGATCTGCACACCAACCGCCCCGGTCAATGGCTGGCGCTGGAATACATGAATTCCGCCGATAAGCCACAACGTCTGGAGCGGTTGCGTGAATTTTATCGTGTCCGCCGCGATGCGTTTGCCGCAGCACTGGAGAGTGAATTTGCCGATCTGGCGGAATGGCAGATCCCCTCCGGCGGGTTGTTCTTCTGGTTAAAACTGAAGAACCCCATCGATACCCGTCCGCTGTTAAAAACGGCACTGGCAGCCGGAGTGGCCTTCATGCCGGGCGAAGCGTTCTTTGCTGAAGCCAACCCACCGAAGGGGTATATCCGCCTGAATTTCAGCCATACCGATCCAGAGAAAATGGTGGAAGGGTTACGCCGTCTGCGAAACGTGTTGTTGGCGGAGAACACGGCTTCCTAA